The Agrococcus carbonis genome has a window encoding:
- a CDS encoding trypsin-like serine protease, whose translation MRRRSLLLSAIAAVGIGAGVLVAPAAPTVASDDLAEVQEAHFAVIDQIARWDATTPHPRLGAVEGDPVAGTIRIGWAGMVPSEVRAMADAAADQGIDITFVPQESSEAELLEVAYGLAASMPVDGAFAIGLGADRLSVEVPTQEVAEAVGTEHIALEGEVLDVIDAAERAAAEVGAEVTVEESETAPVNAAGTPLQAGAPLDQAAPALTAGRSNDRTVLSGGMRVQTQWPSGGWVNCTSGFTGTFGHRPLIVTAAHCSDYYDGRAVRNVAGSRIGTSDLVRELNDGARPYDLAIIAAEYDARTLPRIYTNETSTVNITGTQTTWPPSGYRLCSSGQITGWKCDLTAGQAYVTCYGTSRGSECMHVQIVRSSGASAFCLGDSGGPVVGLPTSRGATAVGIVSGLKSTSNVRCSPEGLIAPLSQLMSTVHGLQLHTLP comes from the coding sequence TTGCGTCGCCGCTCCCTGCTCCTGTCCGCCATCGCCGCCGTCGGCATCGGTGCCGGCGTGCTGGTCGCGCCCGCGGCCCCGACCGTCGCATCCGACGACCTCGCCGAGGTGCAGGAGGCGCACTTCGCGGTGATCGACCAGATCGCGCGCTGGGACGCCACCACGCCCCACCCGCGCCTCGGCGCCGTGGAGGGCGACCCCGTGGCCGGCACGATCCGCATCGGCTGGGCCGGCATGGTGCCGAGCGAGGTGCGGGCGATGGCGGATGCGGCGGCCGACCAGGGCATCGACATCACGTTCGTGCCCCAGGAGTCGAGCGAGGCCGAGCTGCTCGAGGTCGCCTACGGCCTCGCCGCTTCGATGCCCGTCGACGGCGCCTTCGCGATCGGCCTGGGCGCCGACCGGCTCTCGGTCGAGGTGCCCACGCAAGAGGTCGCCGAGGCGGTCGGCACCGAGCACATCGCGCTCGAGGGCGAGGTGCTCGACGTCATCGACGCGGCCGAGCGGGCCGCCGCCGAGGTCGGCGCCGAGGTGACCGTGGAGGAGTCGGAGACCGCTCCCGTCAACGCCGCCGGCACCCCGCTGCAGGCGGGCGCACCGCTCGACCAGGCGGCGCCCGCGCTCACCGCAGGCCGCTCGAACGACCGCACGGTGCTCTCGGGCGGCATGCGCGTGCAGACGCAGTGGCCGAGCGGCGGCTGGGTCAACTGCACCTCGGGCTTCACCGGCACCTTCGGGCACCGCCCGCTCATCGTCACCGCCGCGCACTGCAGCGACTACTACGACGGCCGCGCGGTGCGGAACGTCGCGGGCAGCCGCATCGGCACGAGCGACCTCGTGCGCGAGCTCAACGACGGCGCGCGCCCCTACGACCTCGCGATCATCGCCGCCGAGTACGACGCGCGCACGCTGCCGCGCATCTACACGAACGAGACGAGCACCGTGAACATCACGGGCACGCAGACCACCTGGCCGCCCTCGGGCTATCGCCTGTGCTCGTCGGGTCAGATCACCGGCTGGAAGTGCGACCTCACCGCCGGCCAGGCCTACGTCACGTGCTACGGCACGAGCCGCGGCAGCGAGTGCATGCACGTGCAGATCGTCCGCTCAAGCGGCGCGAGCGCCTTCTGCCTCGGCGACTCCGGCGGCCCCGTCGTCGGCCTCCCCACCTCGCGCGGCGCGACCGCCGTCGGCATCGTGTCGGGCCTCAAGTCGACGAGCAACGTGCGCTGCTCGCCCGAGGGCCTCATCGCGCCGCTGTCGCAGCTCATGAGCACCGTGCACGGCCTCCAGCTGCATACGCTCCCGTAG
- a CDS encoding DUF4349 domain-containing protein, with the protein MTRRLLSMAGIVIAGTVLLTGCGAIGAGSSSPESEPGAMPGSAPDWGSAEGPMPLPDEATDGGGPAEEGGDPSLPQATDEDRAVIISGTVGMRAADPIGMADAVADAAEARDGAIDRRAERASTDFEPAWATLTVRVPAAEVEGMLAALRALAEVTQVDMGEEVVTSQVRDLEVRVTAARASVDRLTDLLATAADTETLLEVEAQLTQRTSELEQLLSQQRALDEQVAMSTIEVQIRSTTVEGPSGTPSFWDGLVAGWQAFLAWGATFLYGLGQSIPALVLLAAIALIAWLVIRRIIKRRPAAAAPVEGATVVNPVAATPAE; encoded by the coding sequence ATGACCCGCAGACTCCTCTCGATGGCCGGCATCGTCATCGCCGGCACCGTCCTCCTCACCGGCTGCGGCGCGATCGGCGCCGGTTCGAGCTCACCGGAGTCCGAGCCGGGCGCGATGCCGGGCTCCGCGCCCGACTGGGGCAGCGCCGAAGGCCCGATGCCGCTCCCCGACGAGGCGACCGACGGCGGCGGACCCGCCGAGGAGGGCGGCGATCCGTCGCTCCCCCAGGCGACCGACGAGGATCGCGCCGTCATCATCTCGGGCACGGTCGGCATGCGCGCCGCCGACCCGATCGGCATGGCGGATGCGGTGGCCGACGCCGCCGAGGCCCGTGACGGTGCGATCGACCGCAGGGCCGAGCGCGCATCCACCGACTTCGAGCCCGCGTGGGCGACGCTCACCGTGCGGGTGCCGGCCGCCGAGGTCGAGGGCATGCTCGCCGCGCTCCGCGCGCTCGCCGAGGTGACCCAGGTCGACATGGGCGAGGAGGTCGTCACGAGCCAGGTGCGCGACCTCGAGGTGCGCGTGACCGCCGCCCGCGCATCCGTCGACCGCCTCACCGACCTGCTCGCGACCGCCGCCGACACCGAGACGCTCCTCGAGGTCGAGGCGCAGCTCACGCAGCGCACGAGCGAGCTCGAGCAGCTGCTCTCCCAGCAGCGCGCCCTCGACGAGCAGGTCGCGATGTCGACGATCGAGGTGCAGATCCGCTCGACGACCGTCGAGGGCCCGAGCGGCACACCGAGCTTCTGGGACGGCCTCGTGGCCGGCTGGCAGGCGTTCCTCGCCTGGGGCGCGACCTTCCTCTACGGCCTCGGCCAGTCGATCCCGGCGCTCGTGCTGCTCGCCGCGATCGCGCTCATCGCGTGGCTCGTCATCCGCCGCATCATCAAGCGTCGGCCGGCGGCGGCCGCACCGGTCGAGGGCGCGACGGTCGTCAACCCGGTCGCGGCGACACCGGCCGAGTAG
- a CDS encoding TetR/AcrR family transcriptional regulator: protein MTAPTASDPAAEPAPVPVLPHAHAVTWGVAALPQRGPKRELSTERIVEAAIEIADADGLEAVSMGKVAARLGAAPMSLYRYVTGKDDLLLLMFDAASEVTVPGAAGTWRERLREWAAFVRAAYDAHPWLADLPPSSTPTTPNRLAIIEAGLGALEDIAAPVSIKLPLLRLLLGYIALYAQATSDADVDESVRRSLPQLVSPERFPLLAPAAREGLFDEQGGDDAANGFAFGLNRLFDGIELWLERRTVDDELPELPAAITDDKQVRDAAKLVEKARADLRAAEAKAADAVAKATERLRAVEAKAAAAAEKEAAKQAVKAAKAEARARK from the coding sequence GTGACCGCGCCGACCGCTTCCGACCCCGCGGCCGAGCCGGCGCCCGTCCCCGTGCTGCCGCACGCGCACGCCGTCACGTGGGGCGTCGCGGCGCTGCCCCAGCGCGGCCCCAAGCGCGAGCTGAGCACCGAGCGCATCGTCGAGGCGGCGATCGAGATCGCCGATGCCGACGGGCTCGAGGCGGTGAGCATGGGCAAGGTCGCGGCGCGCCTCGGCGCGGCGCCGATGAGCCTCTACCGCTACGTCACGGGCAAGGACGACCTGCTGCTGCTCATGTTCGACGCGGCGAGCGAGGTGACGGTGCCGGGCGCTGCGGGCACGTGGCGCGAGCGGCTGCGCGAATGGGCGGCGTTCGTGCGCGCGGCCTACGACGCCCACCCCTGGCTCGCCGATCTGCCGCCGTCGTCGACCCCGACCACCCCCAACCGGCTCGCGATCATCGAGGCGGGCCTCGGCGCGCTCGAGGACATCGCGGCGCCCGTGAGCATCAAGCTGCCGCTGCTGCGCCTGCTGCTCGGCTACATCGCCCTCTACGCGCAGGCGACGAGCGACGCGGACGTCGACGAGAGCGTGCGCCGGTCGCTGCCGCAGCTCGTCTCCCCTGAGCGCTTCCCGCTGCTCGCGCCGGCGGCGCGCGAGGGGCTCTTCGACGAGCAGGGCGGCGACGACGCCGCGAACGGCTTCGCCTTCGGCCTCAACCGCCTCTTCGACGGCATCGAGCTGTGGCTCGAGCGTCGCACCGTCGACGACGAGCTGCCCGAGCTGCCCGCCGCCATCACCGACGACAAGCAGGTGCGCGACGCCGCGAAGCTCGTCGAGAAGGCCCGCGCCGACCTGCGCGCCGCCGAGGCGAAGGCGGCGGATGCGGTGGCGAAGGCCACCGAGCGCCTGCGGGCCGTCGAGGCCAAGGCCGCCGCCGCCGCCGAGAAGGAGGCCGCGAAGCAGGCGGTGAAGGCCGCGAAGGCCGAGGCCCGCGCCCGCAAGTAG
- a CDS encoding aldo/keto reductase has product MPSTLPLNDGSAIPALGFGLYKVPADETERVVADGIAAGYRLIDGAEFYGNEREMGDGVRRAVDAGVPREDLTVTSKFWGDPVQSADALRASFEQSAAALGTGIDVYMIHWPRPARDRFVEVWRAMLELQQAGRVRTLGVSNFTEQHLQRLIDETGVTPAINQVESHPWLPQHELRAFHAEHGIVTQAWSPLGRARVLSDPTIQAIARAHGVSPAQAIIRWHLQLGGALIPKSTHPHRLRENLDVDGFALSDDEMAQIAALETGERTGTHPDERQ; this is encoded by the coding sequence GTGCCCTCCACTCTCCCGCTCAACGACGGCAGCGCCATCCCCGCGCTCGGCTTCGGCCTCTACAAGGTGCCGGCCGACGAGACCGAGCGGGTGGTCGCCGACGGCATCGCGGCGGGCTACCGGCTGATCGACGGCGCCGAGTTCTACGGCAACGAGCGCGAGATGGGCGACGGCGTGCGCCGCGCGGTCGACGCCGGCGTGCCGCGGGAGGACCTCACCGTCACGAGCAAGTTCTGGGGCGACCCCGTGCAGTCGGCGGATGCGCTGCGGGCGTCGTTCGAGCAGAGCGCGGCCGCGCTCGGCACGGGCATCGACGTCTACATGATCCACTGGCCGAGGCCCGCGCGAGACCGCTTCGTCGAGGTGTGGCGGGCGATGCTCGAGCTGCAGCAGGCGGGGCGCGTGCGCACCCTCGGCGTCAGCAACTTCACCGAGCAGCACCTGCAGCGACTCATCGACGAGACCGGCGTCACGCCCGCGATCAACCAGGTCGAGTCGCACCCGTGGCTGCCGCAGCACGAGCTGCGCGCCTTCCACGCCGAGCACGGCATCGTCACGCAGGCGTGGAGCCCGCTCGGCCGCGCCCGCGTGCTCAGCGACCCCACCATCCAGGCGATCGCGCGGGCGCACGGCGTCTCGCCCGCGCAGGCGATCATCCGGTGGCACCTGCAGCTCGGCGGCGCGCTCATCCCCAAGTCGACGCATCCGCACCGGCTGCGCGAGAACCTCGACGTCGACGGCTTCGCGCTCAGCGACGACGAGATGGCACAGATCGCGGCGCTCGAGACCGGCGAGCGCACCGGCACCCACCCGGACGAGCGCCAGTGA
- a CDS encoding GNAT family N-acetyltransferase, whose product MGFVATEPAFQGRGVATALLRHLIAQPGFDEFVLEDIKDTNEAALAVYAKVGFEVYKRRPQRFARLAGFRELVSMRLVPGG is encoded by the coding sequence ATCGGGTTCGTCGCGACCGAGCCGGCGTTCCAGGGACGCGGTGTCGCGACGGCCCTGTTGCGCCACCTGATCGCGCAGCCGGGCTTCGACGAGTTCGTGCTCGAGGACATCAAGGACACGAACGAGGCGGCGCTCGCCGTCTACGCGAAGGTCGGCTTCGAGGTCTACAAGCGGCGCCCGCAGCGCTTCGCGCGGCTCGCCGGCTTCCGCGAGCTCGTCTCGATGCGACTGGTGCCGGGCGGCTGA
- a CDS encoding LEM-3-like GIY-YIG domain-containing protein, which translates to MTADVRIPSEVAAVLRYYVYTLRDPRDGQVFYVGKGIGDRINAHVREAGADPQSERAKLRRIREIEANGQAVDLLFLRTGIDDEHTAYIVEQAVIDAFRADHHPLTNLVRGHHSGRHGLAALPAVIARHRAQACPPIDGPVIMLKIQNGWRPDMSEQETYDKTRGHWKIAGWVRERAQYALGIAYGVVRGAYRIDSWFPSEMPWDQGKDRWGFEGTRAPELAHVVGTHVRDAFPNQVMYRRFMDGYAGSTNPEASPV; encoded by the coding sequence ATGACCGCTGACGTCCGCATCCCGAGTGAGGTCGCGGCCGTCCTTCGCTACTACGTGTACACACTGCGCGACCCGCGAGACGGACAAGTCTTCTACGTGGGCAAGGGGATCGGCGATCGCATCAACGCCCACGTGCGCGAGGCCGGAGCAGACCCGCAGTCCGAGCGCGCAAAGCTTCGCCGAATCCGGGAGATCGAGGCGAACGGGCAAGCCGTCGACTTGCTGTTCCTTCGAACGGGCATCGACGACGAGCACACCGCGTACATCGTCGAGCAAGCGGTCATCGACGCGTTCCGTGCAGATCATCACCCGCTGACCAACCTGGTGCGCGGCCATCACTCGGGCCGGCACGGCCTGGCTGCGCTACCCGCCGTCATCGCACGTCATCGTGCCCAGGCCTGTCCGCCGATCGATGGCCCGGTGATCATGCTCAAGATCCAGAACGGCTGGCGACCGGACATGAGCGAGCAGGAGACCTACGACAAGACCCGGGGTCATTGGAAGATCGCGGGATGGGTTCGCGAGCGCGCGCAGTACGCGCTCGGCATCGCCTATGGCGTCGTGCGCGGCGCGTATCGCATCGACTCCTGGTTCCCGTCGGAGATGCCTTGGGATCAGGGCAAGGACCGGTGGGGCTTCGAGGGCACGCGCGCACCGGAGCTCGCGCATGTCGTCGGCACGCACGTGCGCGACGCGTTCCCCAACCAGGTGATGTACCGGCGCTTCATGGACGGCTACGCGGGTTCGACGAATCCAGAAGCGAGCCCCGTCTGA
- a CDS encoding pyridoxine/pyridoxamine 5'-phosphate oxidase, with amino-acid sequence MSQYRERLRALPTFPETMPTLDPEAVPTHPLDLFTAWLDDAIGSGERQPNAFALSTIGDDGAPASRTLIVKDVDERGLHFSSNRSSRKGQELERNPVATALFFWRELGRQVEVSGFVTDLGADAAQADWRERPSYAGEPNPDWVLWALEPTRCVFLQATLDRKHVRVEYLRGGDGWEHRQPTTPAG; translated from the coding sequence GTGAGCCAGTACCGCGAGCGCCTCCGCGCGCTGCCCACCTTCCCCGAGACCATGCCGACGCTCGACCCCGAGGCCGTGCCGACGCATCCGCTCGACCTCTTCACCGCGTGGCTCGACGACGCGATCGGCAGCGGCGAGCGGCAGCCGAACGCCTTCGCGCTCAGCACGATCGGCGACGACGGCGCGCCCGCGAGCCGCACGCTCATCGTCAAGGACGTCGATGAGCGCGGCCTGCACTTCTCGTCGAACCGCTCGTCGCGCAAGGGGCAGGAGCTCGAGCGGAACCCGGTCGCGACGGCGCTGTTCTTCTGGCGCGAGCTCGGCCGCCAGGTCGAGGTGAGCGGATTCGTGACCGACCTGGGTGCGGATGCGGCGCAGGCGGATTGGCGCGAACGCCCGAGCTACGCGGGCGAGCCGAACCCCGACTGGGTGCTGTGGGCGCTCGAGCCGACGCGGTGCGTGTTCCTGCAGGCGACGCTCGACCGCAAGCACGTGCGCGTCGAGTACCTGCGCGGCGGCGACGGCTGGGAGCACCGGCAGCCGACGACGCCGGCGGGCTGA